A genomic stretch from Georgenia muralis includes:
- a CDS encoding helix-turn-helix domain-containing protein encodes MNSHPNDVPFHERHDDELLTLEDVAQILRTSPNTVRWWRQIGTGPEFFKIGRRLYTSVADLRRFIREQRLAARPVLARPKAV; translated from the coding sequence ATGAACAGTCACCCCAACGACGTCCCCTTCCACGAGCGCCACGACGACGAGCTGCTCACGCTCGAGGACGTCGCCCAGATCCTGAGGACCTCGCCGAACACCGTCCGCTGGTGGCGTCAGATCGGGACTGGCCCGGAGTTTTTCAAGATCGGACGGCGGCTCTACACGAGCGTCGCCGACCTGCGTCGCTTCATCCGAGAGCAACGCCTTGCCGCCCGGCCTGTTCTCGCTCGGCCCAAGGCGGTGTGA
- a CDS encoding helix-turn-helix domain-containing protein yields the protein MDRSFLLERARRACGLTQARLAALSGTSQATLSAYERGVKSPSLKVASRILAATDHELTLRTRVDWVERHPKGIVAFWAPSMLWAVEPPTCFATLRIPDLIRDTGMRTWNMRERDERRGVYEQLIRRGLPQQMIRWIDGGLLVDVWDELDLPDPVRDAWEPAIRLATKPSEVEGLNFFFHENPELAPGARVRGWEPLPPPPPPLPPGRWRYVQHPVPPPDRQSPRLRPRGEAGDRRP from the coding sequence ATGGACCGCTCCTTCTTGTTGGAGAGGGCGCGCCGCGCATGCGGTCTGACGCAGGCACGCCTCGCGGCGCTGTCGGGCACCTCGCAGGCGACGCTGTCGGCGTACGAGCGTGGCGTGAAGTCGCCGTCGCTGAAGGTTGCGTCGCGGATCCTGGCCGCGACCGACCACGAGCTGACGTTGCGCACGCGCGTCGACTGGGTGGAGCGCCACCCGAAGGGGATCGTGGCGTTCTGGGCGCCCAGCATGCTGTGGGCGGTGGAGCCGCCCACGTGCTTCGCGACGCTGCGCATCCCGGACCTGATCCGCGACACCGGGATGCGCACGTGGAACATGCGCGAGCGCGACGAGCGGCGAGGCGTGTACGAGCAGCTCATCCGCCGTGGGCTGCCGCAGCAGATGATCCGGTGGATCGACGGCGGCCTGCTCGTCGACGTCTGGGACGAGCTCGATCTGCCCGATCCGGTGCGTGACGCATGGGAGCCGGCGATCCGGCTGGCCACCAAGCCCTCCGAGGTGGAGGGGCTGAACTTCTTCTTCCACGAGAATCCGGAGCTCGCGCCGGGCGCACGGGTTCGGGGATGGGAGCCGTTGCCGCCCCCGCCTCCCCCATTACCGCCAGGACGTTGGAGATACGTCCAACACCCAGTTCCTCCGCCCGACCGTCAGAGCCCAAGGCTCCGGCCACGTGGGGAGGCCGGCGACCGCCGGCCGTAG